From a region of the Tursiops truncatus isolate mTurTru1 chromosome 2, mTurTru1.mat.Y, whole genome shotgun sequence genome:
- the KLHL33 gene encoding kelch-like protein 33, protein MSVSDSAHRPSDPEQVSLPVQKDGLGLPLPTRRTPSWPPSPDQDPGLPPFPLEEPGPRPMAPGSLPSPALSLEKEEEEEEDEDGEDAEEPEELHSEAHPSQFFAEAQRLREQRLLLDEDVSVGGRVYGVHRVILAAVSSLFRGRLLGSRGLQCPLSLDVTPGAWEAVLTFAYEGVLGPAPREDVLVAAEALGAPRVKAAAQWGCEGAGSTREDEKQPSQAEELRENLRTMELLYQEGIGCDLELEADGCRLRVHRAALACGSEFFGAMLLSGMRESQGTEVSLHTISAQDLRLLVSFAYSGVVRARWPGLLRATQAALRYQSSSCLALCQRALAQGLNPARCLALIPMAEAPGLERLWSKARHYLLTHLPAVALCSTFPSLPVACLAELLDSDELHLQEEFEAFVAALRWLAANPDTQESEAKALLRCVRFGRMSTRELRRVRAARLPPPLSPDLLRQLMVEAEVPGQERRREPDQALVVIGGDGLRSDMATRQPSRGVWWARAFRCGVGLVRTVEWGRLPALPAPGRFRHGAASLAGSELYVCGGQDFYGHSNTLASTLRWDPRQEDWEEMAPLCQARSFFPLVVLDGLLYALGGRDSGVALSSVETYSPKLNIWRPAPALPAPRFAHAAAVLEGQLYVSGGCSGTGQYLASLLHYDPKLEKPGTLLSPMGVPRAGHVMAALGGRLYVAGGLGETGDLLSFEAYEPRTDSWTHLTPLPSPHVGAAGAVLQGELLVLGGYSHRTYAPSHLIHAFCPGLGRWLCLGTLPRPRAEMPACILTLPTVQQIALVPTRHQTKPAG, encoded by the exons ATGAGCGTCTCGGACTCGGCACATCGTCCCTCAGACCCTGAACAAGTCTCTCTTCCAGTCCAGAAGGACGGCCTTGGCCTCCCTTTGCCCACCAGGAGAACCCCCTCCTGGCCTCCGTCCCCAGACCAGGATCCTGGTTTGCCTCCCTTTCCTCTGGAAGAGCCTGGCCCCAGGCCCATGGCCCCGGGGAGCCTTCCCTCTCCAGCCTTGtccctagagaaagaagaggaggaggaagaggatgaggaCGGAGAAGACGCAGAGGAGCCCGAGGAGCTGCACAGCGAGGCGCATCCCAGCCAGTTTTTCGCGGAGGCACAGCGGCTGCGAGAGCAGAGGTTGTTGCTGGATGAAGACGTGTCAGTCGGGGGGCGAGTATACGGGGTGCATCGGGTGATCTTGGCTGCAGTCAGCAGCCTCTTCAGAGGCAGGTTGCTGGGCAGCAGAGGTCTGCAATGCCCCCTCAGCCTGGATGTAACCCCCGGGGCCTGGGAGGCCGTGCTGACCTTTGCCTATGAGGGGGTGCTGGGACCCGCCCCACGGGAGGATGTGCTGGTCGCGGCTGAAGCCCTGGGCGCACCCCGGGTGAAGGCTGCGGCCCAGTGGGGATGCGAGGGGGCTGGAAGCACCCGGGAAGATGAAAAGCAGCCCAGCCAGGCAGAGGAACTGAGAGAGAACCTGCGCACCATGGAGCTCCTGTACCAAGAAGGCATCGGGTGTGACCTGGAGCTGGAGGCAGACGGCTGCCGGCTGCGGG TGCACCGAGCAGCCCTCGCCTGTGGCAGTGAGTTCTTTGGGGCCATGCTCCTGAGCGGGATGAGGGAATCCCAGGGCACAGAGGTGTCTCTGCATACCATCTCTGCCCAGGACCTGCGGCTCCTTGTCTCCTTTGCCTACTCTGGGGTTGTGCGGGCAAGGTGGCCAGGACTGCTGAGAGCCACCCAGGCTGCTCTGCGGTACCAGAGCTCTTCCTGCCTGGCTCTGTGCCAGAGAGCCTTGGCACAAGGCCTCAACCCTGCCCGTTGCCTGGCCCTGATCCCCATGGCTGAAGCCCCTGGGCTGGAGAGGCTCTGGAGCAAAGCCCGTCACTACCTCCTCACCCACCTGCCTGCTGTGGCTTTGTGCTCCACTTTCCCATCTTTACCGGTCGCCTGCCTGGCTGAGCTCCTGGACAGCGATGAGCTACACTTGCAGGAGGAGTTCGAGGCCTTTGTGGCTGCACTGCGTTGGCTAGCTGCCAACCCGGACACCCAGGAGTCAGAGGCCAAGGCCCTGCTTCGATGCGTCCGCTTTGGCCGTATGTCCACCAGGGAGCTGCGGAGGGTAAGAGCGGCCAGGCTGCCTCCACCCTTGAGCCCGGACCTACTGCGTCAGCTGATGGTGGAGGCTGAGGTTCCAGGACAAGAGAGGCGGAGGGAGCCTGACCAGGCACTAGTAGTGATTGGCGGGGACGGGCTCAGATCAGACATGGCCACGAGACAGCCGTCCCGAGGAGTGTGGTGGGCCCGGGCCTTTCGCTGCGGCGTAGGACTGGTTCGAACTGTGGAGTGGGGACGgctgcctgccctgcctgcccccggGCGCTTTCGGCACGGGGCTGCGAGCCTAGCAGGAAGTGAGCTCTACGTGTGTGGCGGACAGGATTTCTACGGCCACTCTAACACCCTGGCTTCGACTCTCAG GTGGGACCCCAGGCAAGAGGACTGGGAGGAGATGGCACCTTTGTGCCAGGCTCGGAGCTTTTTCCCCCTGGTGGTGCTGGATGGACTGCTTTATGCCCTGGGTGGACGAGACAGTGGTGTTGCCCTCAGCTCTGTGGAGACTTATAGCCCCAAGCTCAATATCTGGAG GCCGGCACCTGCTCTTCCAGCACCACGCTTTGCCCACGCAGCTGCTGTTTTGGAGGGCCAGCTGTACGTGAGCGGCGGCTGCAGTGGGACTGGCCAGTACCTGGCCTCGTTGCTGCACTATGACCCCAAACTTGAGAAGCCGGGGACACTTCTGAGCCCTATGGGGGTACCTCGGGCTGGCCACGTCATGGCTGCTCTGGGTGGGCGGCTGTATGTAGCGGGTGGGCTAGGTGAGACTGGGGACCTGCTGAGCTTCGAGGCCTATGAACCAAGGACCGATAGCTGGACTCACCTGACCCCCCTGCCCTCGCCCCACGTCGGGGCTGCAGGCGCTGTGCTGCAGGGGGAGCTACTGGTGCTGGGGGGCTACAGCCACCGTACTTATGCCCCCTCCCACCTTATCCACGCCTTCTGTCCTGGCCTGGGCCGATGGCTGTGCCTGGGAACTCTGCCGAGGCCTCGGGCTGAGATGCCTGCCTGCATCCTGACACTGCCCACCGTGCAGCAAATAGCTTTGGTTCCCACACGACACCAAACTAAACCTGCCGGGTGA